A part of Methanohalobium evestigatum Z-7303 genomic DNA contains:
- the pylS gene encoding pyrrolysine--tRNA(Pyl) ligase — MSKKSLASLISDLQVWVSRSGLLHEIKNYEVSQRYIHMEMDCGEKITVRNSRNSRTARILRLKKYKKPCKNCKVSDEVINRFLQKHTDRTDTKVTAFSYSESKKKKSKQLGHKKKKQSKVQVNPTTESIQSNTSVSEDKTDNKIEPETFTSAQKERINELLLPGEKIPFSNEPSKFKEIESELVNKRRNDFKQMYENDREEQIAKLERTISQFFVDKGFIEIKAPIIIDIDSVKKMGIDTDHKLSKQIFYLDNKHCLRPMLAPGLYQWLKNFDKILPDPIKIFEIGPCYRKESEGSQHLEEFTMFNFCQMGSGANRENLLNHIDDLLKHLNIDYKIIDDNCHVYGETIDIVHGDLELSSAVVGPVPIDMNWGIDKTWIGAGLGLERLLKVKHGYKNIKRASKSHSYYNGISTNL, encoded by the coding sequence ATGTCTAAAAAATCACTGGCATCATTAATATCAGACCTCCAAGTATGGGTTTCAAGGAGTGGTTTACTCCATGAAATAAAAAATTATGAAGTGTCACAAAGATACATTCATATGGAAATGGATTGTGGGGAAAAAATCACAGTAAGAAATTCCAGAAATAGTCGTACAGCAAGAATATTAAGACTTAAAAAATACAAAAAACCCTGTAAAAACTGCAAGGTTTCTGATGAGGTTATTAACAGATTTTTACAAAAACATACCGACAGAACTGATACAAAAGTAACTGCTTTTTCATATTCTGAATCAAAGAAAAAGAAATCCAAGCAACTGGGACACAAAAAAAAGAAGCAATCAAAAGTGCAGGTTAACCCCACTACTGAAAGTATTCAATCAAACACATCAGTTTCAGAAGATAAAACAGACAACAAAATTGAGCCAGAGACATTTACTTCTGCACAGAAAGAACGAATTAATGAACTACTTTTGCCTGGAGAAAAAATACCATTTTCTAATGAACCATCAAAATTTAAGGAAATAGAATCTGAATTGGTCAACAAAAGGCGAAATGATTTCAAACAGATGTATGAAAACGACCGAGAAGAACAAATTGCAAAACTTGAGAGAACTATTTCCCAATTTTTTGTTGATAAAGGGTTTATAGAAATTAAAGCCCCAATAATTATTGATATTGATTCTGTTAAAAAAATGGGTATCGATACAGATCATAAATTATCAAAACAAATATTTTATCTTGATAATAAACACTGCTTGCGACCCATGCTTGCACCGGGTCTCTACCAGTGGCTTAAAAATTTTGACAAAATCCTGCCTGATCCGATTAAAATTTTTGAAATCGGACCGTGTTATCGGAAAGAGTCAGAAGGTAGCCAGCACCTTGAAGAATTTACAATGTTTAACTTCTGTCAAATGGGTTCTGGTGCAAACAGAGAAAACCTTCTAAATCATATAGATGACCTGTTAAAACATCTAAACATCGACTACAAAATAATTGATGATAACTGTCATGTTTATGGTGAGACCATAGATATCGTCCACGGTGATTTAGAACTTTCATCTGCTGTTGTAGGTCCTGTTCCAATCGATATGAACTGGGGAATCGATAAAACATGGATTGGTGCAGGATTAGGACTGGAAAGATTGCTAAAGGTTAAACACGGATATAAAAATATAAAACGCGCCAGTAAATCTCATTCATATTATAATGGTATATCAACCAATCTTTAA
- the mtbA gene encoding methylcobamide:CoM methyltransferase MtbA, with amino-acid sequence MAEEYTPKERFAKALKGESVDRMPAICATQTGTVEQMEASGAYWPDAHYDADKMTTLAEAAHTAVGFEMVRVPFDITAEAEFFGCELKEGTQKQQPSVVGHVVKTEDDIKSLEGYDLSQKRIGTICESIKQLADKYGDELPIFGSMIGPFSLAQHLNGDDWFTNVMINEEFGKKLLDFTTEFCVAYAKKQVENGADTVVIIDPTASYELLGPDFFRKFVLPYHKQVVDACKDMGVGTIVHICGDTTKGLPIMDESGTDAISVDQKVDVATAKENVQNAKIVGNLDPVETLWNGNPDVIKEKSQESLDKGVDFLAPGCGIVSATSNENLQTMVECAKSWKY; translated from the coding sequence ATGGCTGAAGAATATACCCCAAAAGAAAGATTTGCAAAAGCACTTAAAGGAGAATCCGTAGACAGGATGCCAGCCATCTGTGCTACCCAGACCGGAACAGTCGAACAGATGGAAGCAAGTGGAGCATACTGGCCAGATGCTCACTATGACGCTGACAAAATGACAACACTTGCAGAAGCCGCTCACACAGCTGTTGGTTTTGAAATGGTACGTGTACCATTCGATATTACAGCAGAAGCTGAATTTTTCGGATGTGAACTCAAAGAAGGTACTCAGAAACAGCAGCCATCTGTTGTAGGTCATGTAGTAAAAACCGAAGACGATATCAAGTCACTTGAAGGCTATGACTTAAGCCAGAAGAGAATAGGTACAATCTGTGAATCAATCAAACAACTGGCAGACAAATACGGAGATGAGCTCCCAATATTTGGAAGTATGATTGGTCCTTTCTCACTTGCCCAGCACCTCAATGGTGATGACTGGTTTACCAATGTAATGATAAATGAAGAATTTGGCAAAAAGCTCCTTGACTTTACCACAGAATTCTGTGTTGCTTACGCCAAAAAACAGGTAGAAAATGGTGCAGACACCGTTGTAATCATTGATCCAACAGCAAGTTATGAATTGCTTGGTCCTGATTTCTTCAGAAAATTTGTACTTCCATACCACAAACAGGTAGTTGACGCCTGCAAGGATATGGGTGTAGGTACAATCGTTCATATTTGTGGAGATACAACAAAAGGTCTTCCAATAATGGATGAATCTGGAACAGATGCTATAAGTGTCGACCAGAAGGTTGATGTTGCAACAGCCAAAGAAAACGTCCAGAATGCAAAGATTGTCGGTAATCTCGACCCAGTTGAGACACTCTGGAACGGTAATCCAGATGTGATTAAAGAAAAATCACAGGAATCACTGGATAAAGGTGTAGACTTTTTGGCACCTGGTTGTGGAATTGTAAGTGCTACATCCAATGAAAACCTCCAGACAATGGTAGAGTGTGCAAAAAGCTGGAAATACTAA
- the serA gene encoding phosphoglycerate dehydrogenase has translation MKVLVSDSLAEEGINKLKEQFTVDVITGLSEDELVEKIKDYDALVVRSGTNVTEKVINAADNLKIIGRAGVGVDNIDVDAATNKGIIVVNTPEGNMISAAEHTISMMMAMCRNIPQAHASLKSRKWERKKFMGVEVNGKYLGVIGLGRIGSYVAQRGQALHMKVLGYDPYVSQEQADEMGVELTSVEDICKRADFITVHTPLTKGTENLINADKFALMKDGVRVLNCARGGIINEDALAEALRSGKVAGAAIDVFVEEPPFESPLLDFDNVITTPHLGASTEEAQVNVAEAAADEVISALTGGPVNNAINIPTVKPEMMPALTPYLKLAETMGKFAGQLMTGNYKRVELEYSGDILDKDIKPVTVAALKGILENALGPGVNFVNANSLAKSRKIKVIESKSETTNKFPSTITLELTRGSDTKSITGTVSGNGKIGRIIQIDGYHFDIVPTENMLVVDHMNRPNVIGPCAIMLGKNDINISGMQVGQVGLGEKTIMVLNVDSEVPESILNEMKSIEGILDAKPVTL, from the coding sequence ATGAAAGTATTAGTAAGCGATTCATTAGCAGAAGAAGGTATAAACAAACTTAAAGAACAATTCACAGTTGATGTAATAACAGGACTATCTGAAGATGAACTGGTGGAGAAAATCAAGGATTATGATGCACTTGTTGTTCGAAGCGGAACCAATGTAACAGAAAAAGTAATCAATGCAGCAGATAACCTGAAAATTATAGGTAGAGCAGGAGTGGGTGTTGACAACATAGACGTTGATGCTGCAACTAATAAAGGTATCATTGTAGTAAACACTCCAGAAGGTAATATGATATCTGCCGCAGAACATACCATTTCCATGATGATGGCAATGTGCCGCAATATACCTCAGGCGCATGCATCGTTAAAATCCAGAAAGTGGGAACGCAAAAAATTCATGGGTGTTGAAGTAAATGGTAAATATCTTGGAGTTATCGGGCTTGGACGTATCGGCTCATATGTTGCACAAAGAGGACAAGCTCTTCATATGAAAGTACTGGGATATGATCCCTATGTATCACAGGAGCAGGCAGATGAAATGGGAGTAGAACTAACATCTGTAGAAGATATATGCAAACGAGCCGATTTTATAACTGTACACACACCACTTACCAAGGGAACTGAGAATCTTATCAACGCTGATAAATTCGCTTTAATGAAAGATGGTGTAAGGGTATTAAACTGTGCTCGTGGTGGTATTATTAATGAAGATGCACTTGCAGAGGCACTCAGAAGTGGTAAAGTTGCAGGTGCAGCAATTGATGTTTTTGTAGAAGAACCTCCTTTTGAAAGTCCTTTACTCGATTTTGATAATGTGATAACTACTCCTCACCTTGGAGCTTCTACAGAAGAGGCACAGGTAAATGTTGCAGAAGCAGCAGCAGATGAAGTTATATCAGCATTAACAGGTGGACCCGTTAACAATGCAATCAATATACCTACGGTTAAACCCGAAATGATGCCTGCACTTACTCCATATCTAAAACTTGCTGAGACTATGGGTAAATTTGCAGGACAATTAATGACTGGAAATTATAAACGGGTTGAACTAGAATACAGCGGTGATATACTTGATAAAGATATCAAACCGGTAACAGTTGCAGCATTGAAGGGAATACTGGAAAATGCACTTGGTCCGGGTGTTAATTTTGTTAATGCGAATTCACTTGCAAAATCCAGAAAAATTAAGGTAATAGAGAGTAAATCTGAAACAACCAATAAGTTCCCTTCAACTATAACACTGGAACTTACAAGAGGCTCTGATACAAAATCCATTACAGGTACTGTATCAGGTAATGGTAAAATTGGACGAATAATCCAGATAGACGGTTACCACTTTGATATAGTACCAACCGAAAATATGCTGGTTGTTGATCATATGAACCGGCCAAATGTTATAGGTCCTTGTGCTATTATGCTTGGTAAAAATGATATAAACATTTCTGGAATGCAGGTGGGTCAGGTTGGTCTTGGAGAAAAAACAATAATGGTGCTTAATGTAGATTCAGAAGTTCCTGAATCAATTTTAAATGAAATGAAGTCCATTGAAGGTATACTGGATGCAAAACCAGTCACACTTTAA
- a CDS encoding DUF2240 family protein encodes MKYGVVHVDELTKVVASVYKKKSSSELSLKEFEFALSFDFKWMSPDEASRVSDMAIESNIVYEQDGYINLNINLDNVSIPHDFKPSDELFKEKSIIEQIMEYITVTMNMDKQKVASLINEKQEEYSQLLYPEISAILVAKELGCDITPFYQKIYKKILQYD; translated from the coding sequence ATGAAATACGGCGTGGTTCATGTGGATGAGCTAACAAAAGTAGTGGCATCAGTATACAAGAAAAAATCTTCATCAGAATTATCTTTGAAAGAATTTGAATTTGCATTATCTTTTGATTTTAAATGGATGTCTCCTGATGAGGCGTCCAGAGTGTCTGATATGGCAATTGAATCAAATATTGTTTATGAACAGGACGGATACATCAACCTTAATATCAACCTTGATAACGTATCTATACCCCATGATTTTAAACCATCAGATGAGCTTTTTAAAGAAAAATCAATTATAGAACAGATAATGGAATATATAACAGTTACAATGAATATGGACAAGCAAAAAGTAGCATCCCTAATAAATGAAAAACAAGAAGAATATTCACAACTTCTTTATCCGGAAATTTCGGCAATCCTTGTGGCAAAAGAATTAGGATGTGATATAACTCCTTTTTATCAAAAGATATATAAAAAAATCCTACAATATGATTGA
- a CDS encoding 50S ribosomal protein L18e has translation MSKKSQKRVAKKTNPRIVELIGLLKETSHTENAPIWKDLAKRLEKPNRTHAEINLSKIDRNTDENEIVLVPGKVLGAGDLGHGVTVAALKISNTAKDKIESVGGKILTIEDILEENPSGSGIKILQ, from the coding sequence ATGAGTAAAAAATCCCAGAAAAGAGTAGCTAAAAAAACAAATCCAAGAATTGTTGAATTGATTGGGTTGCTTAAAGAAACATCACATACAGAAAATGCACCTATTTGGAAAGACCTTGCTAAAAGGCTTGAAAAGCCGAATAGAACCCATGCAGAAATAAATCTTAGCAAGATTGATAGAAATACCGATGAAAATGAAATTGTGCTTGTGCCAGGAAAAGTACTCGGAGCTGGTGACCTGGGTCATGGAGTAACAGTTGCAGCTTTAAAGATTAGCAACACAGCAAAGGACAAAATAGAAAGCGTCGGTGGAAAAATTTTAACTATTGAAGATATCCTGGAAGAAAATCCGAGTGGGTCTGGTATTAAGATATTACAGTAA
- a CDS encoding 50S ribosomal protein L13, whose product MKIIDANDLIIGRLASTVAKELLAGEEIAIVNAENAVISGSKVRTLTDYNEKREIGSIEHGPHFPKRPDRIITRTVRGMLPYKREKGKKAMSRLKVHVGVPSQFENSKFTTIEGAELSRLSRNKFVKLGEVSSRLGAKF is encoded by the coding sequence ATGAAAATTATAGATGCAAATGATCTTATCATAGGACGGCTTGCAAGCACAGTTGCAAAAGAATTGTTAGCTGGGGAAGAAATCGCCATTGTTAATGCAGAAAACGCAGTTATATCTGGTTCTAAGGTAAGGACGTTAACAGATTATAATGAAAAAAGAGAGATTGGTTCAATCGAACATGGACCACATTTCCCCAAAAGACCAGACCGTATTATAACAAGGACTGTAAGAGGAATGCTTCCGTACAAAAGGGAGAAAGGCAAAAAAGCAATGTCCCGTCTGAAAGTACATGTAGGAGTTCCATCCCAGTTTGAAAATTCAAAGTTTACTACAATAGAAGGTGCAGAATTGAGTAGACTAAGCAGAAACAAATTTGTAAAACTTGGTGAAGTCAGTAGTAGACTGGGTGCAAAATTCTAA
- a CDS encoding 30S ribosomal protein S9, translated as MVDKVVTSSGKNKAAIARATISKGTGKVRVNKVPIEIYEPKFGRLKMQEALKLAGDVVSEMDIDVNVRGGGLMGQANAVRTAIARGIVDWTNDTNIRDTYMAYDRNLIVNNSRQKESKKFGGPGARAKYQKSYR; from the coding sequence ATGGTAGATAAAGTAGTAACTTCCTCAGGTAAAAATAAGGCTGCAATAGCACGTGCAACTATTAGCAAGGGTACAGGTAAGGTAAGGGTTAACAAGGTACCCATTGAGATATATGAGCCTAAATTCGGAAGGCTTAAGATGCAGGAAGCTCTCAAATTAGCAGGTGATGTAGTCTCTGAAATGGATATTGATGTAAATGTCCGTGGCGGCGGATTGATGGGACAGGCTAATGCAGTAAGGACTGCAATAGCAAGAGGTATTGTTGACTGGACTAATGATACAAACATCAGAGACACATATATGGCATATGACCGTAACCTGATTGTAAACAACTCCAGACAAAAAGAGTCCAAGAAATTTGGCGGTCCTGGAGCACGCGCAAAATACCAGAAATCGTACCGATAA
- a CDS encoding DNA-directed RNA polymerase subunit N — MIPIRCFTCGKVIANQWHEYKNRVEEGENSGAVLDDLGIKRYCCRRMFLTHVELVDTLAPYQ; from the coding sequence ATGATTCCAATTAGATGTTTTACCTGTGGTAAAGTAATTGCCAACCAGTGGCACGAATACAAAAATCGTGTAGAAGAAGGAGAAAATTCAGGAGCAGTACTCGATGACCTTGGTATTAAAAGGTATTGCTGCAGAAGAATGTTTTTGACACATGTTGAACTTGTAGATACATTAGCACCATACCAGTAA
- a CDS encoding DNA-directed RNA polymerase subunit K, whose product MNIQTKKQTFTRYERARIIGARALQISMDAPILIENVENLDPLQVAIEELKHGVIPVTVKRELRK is encoded by the coding sequence TTGAATATACAGACCAAAAAACAGACTTTTACAAGGTATGAGCGTGCAAGGATTATTGGTGCAAGGGCATTACAAATATCAATGGATGCTCCTATATTAATTGAAAACGTAGAGAATTTGGACCCATTACAGGTTGCAATAGAGGAACTAAAACATGGTGTAATCCCTGTCACAGTTAAAAGAGAATTACGAAAATGA
- the rpsB gene encoding 30S ribosomal protein S2 has product MEDQQDIEDNSEKNLETEETEETATVSQSATPQPSEESTESEEESTSLIPIDEYLASGVHIGTQQKTKDMINFIYRVRTDGLYVLDIQSTEERIKLAASFLSKYNPSTILVTSARQYGQHPATMFAKAIGAKSMVGRFIPGTLTNPQMEGFFEPEVTLVTDPTGDAQVIKESVNVGVPVVAFCDTNNQTSSVDLVIPTNNKGRKALSLVYWLLAKEVAKNMGIPFNYEFSDFETEI; this is encoded by the coding sequence ATGGAAGACCAACAGGATATAGAAGATAATTCAGAAAAGAATCTTGAAACCGAAGAAACAGAAGAAACAGCGACAGTGTCACAGTCAGCGACACCACAACCATCAGAAGAATCCACTGAAAGTGAAGAAGAATCAACATCATTGATTCCGATTGATGAATACTTGGCGTCAGGAGTACATATAGGAACTCAGCAAAAGACCAAAGATATGATCAATTTTATCTACCGTGTCAGGACAGACGGTCTTTATGTACTTGACATACAATCAACAGAAGAAAGAATAAAACTTGCAGCAAGTTTTCTTTCCAAATATAACCCATCAACAATACTGGTAACCTCAGCACGTCAGTACGGTCAGCATCCTGCAACCATGTTTGCTAAAGCGATAGGTGCAAAATCAATGGTGGGCAGGTTTATACCGGGAACGCTTACAAATCCACAGATGGAAGGATTTTTTGAACCGGAAGTAACCCTTGTAACAGACCCAACTGGGGATGCACAGGTTATAAAAGAATCAGTGAATGTCGGAGTGCCGGTAGTAGCCTTCTGTGATACCAATAACCAGACATCAAGTGTGGACCTTGTGATACCGACAAACAACAAAGGTAGAAAAGCGCTATCTCTTGTTTACTGGTTACTGGCAAAAGAAGTTGCAAAGAACATGGGAATCCCGTTCAATTATGAGTTCAGTGACTTCGAAACTGAAATCTGA
- a CDS encoding MEMO1 family protein — MRNPTVAGQFYALDPSGLEKEISRCFGDIDISQQNIHGAVIPHAGYMFSGPVAAYAFAQLPEADTYIILGPNHTGLGSAVAISQDTWSTPLGNVETDKELGKSLAGSILDVDEMAHMYEHSIEVQIPFLQYRFSHGFKVLPICMGLQDEETALEVGNQISSAITESNKKIFVIASSDLTHFEPENVANDTDKYLIESIENMDVHEFYRRISERSATACGYGPISAMLTVAKSLGGRTGKLLKYGTSADVTGDSSSVVGYAAVVIE, encoded by the coding sequence ATGAGAAATCCAACAGTTGCTGGACAGTTCTATGCACTGGATCCCAGTGGACTTGAAAAAGAAATCAGCAGATGTTTTGGCGATATTGACATATCGCAACAAAACATTCACGGTGCAGTCATTCCACATGCGGGGTATATGTTTTCAGGACCTGTGGCAGCCTATGCTTTTGCACAACTGCCGGAAGCTGATACTTATATAATACTGGGTCCCAATCATACCGGACTTGGTTCAGCAGTAGCAATTTCACAGGATACATGGTCTACTCCGCTTGGAAATGTTGAAACTGATAAAGAACTGGGCAAATCACTTGCTGGAAGTATCCTGGATGTAGATGAAATGGCTCATATGTATGAGCATTCAATAGAAGTACAGATTCCATTCCTACAGTACAGATTCAGTCATGGTTTTAAGGTATTACCTATATGCATGGGTCTGCAGGATGAGGAAACAGCACTGGAAGTGGGAAATCAGATATCCAGTGCAATTACAGAATCCAATAAAAAGATATTTGTTATTGCTTCCAGTGATTTGACCCATTTTGAACCAGAAAATGTAGCCAATGATACAGACAAGTATCTGATAGAATCAATAGAAAATATGGATGTTCATGAATTCTACAGGCGTATATCTGAAAGGTCTGCTACTGCGTGTGGATATGGTCCGATTTCTGCAATGTTAACAGTAGCAAAATCCCTTGGAGGTAGAACAGGTAAACTCCTAAAATATGGTACCAGTGCTGATGTAACAGGTGATAGTTCATCAGTTGTAGGGTATGCCGCAGTTGTTATAGAATGA
- a CDS encoding mevalonate kinase, which produces MITSSAPGKIYLFGEHAVVYGENAICCAIELRTHVQAEFNDHIEINSVLGRSGLNFEKHPYVSAAIERMKEFAPVDGVKININSELPVGSGLGSSAALTVSTIQALNHLFHCGLSLEQIADLGYNVEWDVQGNASPTDTYVSTMGGVFMLPSRRKLELNDCGIVIGDTKKNSSTKKLVTNVAELKNRFPEIVTSILSTIGKITYCGEYSVCNGDYESIGKLMNINQGLLDSIGVGSLELSQLIYSARSKGAYGAKLTGAGGGGCMIALADASKTVDVSDAIKSAGGVPITTNITDKGVVVETKR; this is translated from the coding sequence ATGATAACCTCTTCTGCACCAGGAAAGATATATTTGTTTGGTGAGCATGCAGTGGTTTATGGTGAAAATGCCATATGTTGTGCTATAGAGCTCAGGACGCATGTCCAGGCAGAGTTCAACGACCATATAGAAATAAATTCTGTTCTGGGCAGAAGTGGTCTTAATTTTGAAAAACATCCCTATGTATCAGCTGCGATTGAGCGAATGAAGGAATTTGCACCTGTGGATGGTGTAAAAATCAATATAAATTCAGAACTTCCAGTAGGTTCAGGACTGGGTTCATCTGCAGCATTAACTGTCTCGACAATACAAGCTTTAAACCACCTTTTTCATTGTGGTTTATCTCTTGAGCAGATAGCTGATCTGGGTTATAATGTAGAATGGGATGTCCAAGGCAATGCAAGCCCAACGGATACATATGTGAGTACAATGGGCGGAGTATTTATGCTCCCCTCTCGCAGAAAGCTTGAATTGAATGACTGCGGTATAGTTATTGGCGATACAAAAAAAAATTCTTCTACAAAAAAATTGGTGACAAATGTAGCTGAACTAAAAAACCGGTTTCCTGAAATAGTTACGTCCATTCTTTCAACCATTGGTAAAATAACCTATTGTGGTGAATATTCAGTTTGTAATGGTGACTATGAATCCATTGGTAAACTTATGAACATTAATCAGGGATTACTGGATTCAATTGGAGTTGGGAGTCTTGAACTTTCACAATTAATCTATTCAGCAAGGTCTAAAGGGGCGTATGGAGCAAAGCTTACAGGTGCAGGAGGAGGTGGATGCATGATAGCCCTGGCAGACGCCAGCAAAACTGTGGATGTATCAGATGCAATAAAATCTGCAGGTGGTGTGCCGATAACCACAAATATAACTGATAAAGGGGTAGTAGTAGAAACAAAGAGGTAA
- a CDS encoding isopentenyl phosphate kinase has product MSTNSSGGQNITILKIGGSVITDKNADENFAKHDEIDRISKEISEFDGKLVIVHGAGSFGHPQAKKYQITDKFDAKGSIITHKSVNLLNQLFIDSLIDNNVNAVSVHPMNNTISKNGRIQDMFLDNLYYMLDNKIVPVLHGDVVMDKNTGTSIISGDQIVPYLATQMGAIRIGIGSIKEGVLDENGKTLKLITHDNFANVKNNIGSSEGTDVTGGMLGKVTELLKLNELTGSTSYIFNAGKPGNVSMFLQGNDIGTSITGSGQ; this is encoded by the coding sequence ATGAGCACAAATTCATCCGGTGGACAAAATATAACCATTTTAAAAATAGGTGGAAGTGTTATAACTGACAAAAATGCAGACGAAAATTTTGCAAAGCATGATGAAATTGACCGGATTTCTAAAGAAATTTCAGAATTTGATGGTAAACTTGTAATTGTCCATGGTGCAGGCTCATTTGGTCATCCGCAGGCTAAAAAATATCAAATAACAGATAAGTTTGATGCAAAAGGTTCAATAATCACGCATAAATCAGTAAATCTATTAAATCAGCTTTTTATTGATTCACTTATTGATAACAATGTTAATGCAGTTTCTGTGCATCCGATGAATAATACTATATCAAAAAACGGGCGGATACAGGATATGTTCCTTGATAACCTATACTACATGCTTGATAATAAAATAGTTCCTGTTTTGCATGGTGATGTGGTAATGGATAAAAACACAGGAACATCAATTATTTCAGGGGATCAAATAGTTCCATATCTTGCAACTCAAATGGGAGCCATTAGGATAGGGATAGGTAGTATTAAGGAAGGGGTTCTGGATGAAAATGGAAAAACATTAAAGCTTATAACACATGACAATTTTGCAAATGTGAAAAACAATATTGGTTCATCAGAAGGTACTGATGTGACTGGCGGGATGCTTGGAAAAGTAACTGAACTTTTAAAACTTAATGAACTTACAGGTTCAACGTCTTATATATTCAATGCCGGTAAACCAGGGAATGTGTCGATGTTTTTACAAGGAAATGATATAGGTACATCGATTACAGGTTCAGGGCAATAG
- the fni gene encoding type 2 isopentenyl-diphosphate Delta-isomerase yields MSTSRRKIEHLNFCAHSPVESRKKGSGFDDITLIHRALPEVNMDEIDLSTRFLGKDFSAPFMIASITGGHEDTIPVNRALAKAVEEMGVGIGVGSQRAAIEDPAQEESFRVVRDEAPNAFIYGNVGAAQIKEYGVEVVEKLVDMIDADAMAVHLNFLQEAVQPEGDRDASGTLEAISEITSLNIPVIAKETGAGISHEDAVLLKNAGVSAIDVGGVGGTSWSGVEFYRAKDRNDLRSQLLGEIFWDHGIPTASDLIECDVSLPLIATGGIRSGLDIAKSVTMGADVASAALPFVEPALKNEQEVINTLSNFIYQLKVSMFLCGCKTVSDLRDVPAVVTGWTREYLLQRGFEIDKLSMR; encoded by the coding sequence ATGAGTACATCCAGACGAAAAATAGAACATTTAAATTTTTGTGCCCATAGTCCGGTAGAATCCAGAAAAAAGGGTTCAGGATTTGATGATATAACTTTAATACATCGTGCACTTCCAGAAGTTAATATGGATGAAATAGACCTTTCTACACGGTTTCTGGGGAAAGATTTCAGTGCACCATTCATGATAGCCTCCATCACAGGAGGACATGAAGATACAATACCTGTAAACAGAGCTCTTGCAAAAGCAGTTGAAGAAATGGGAGTAGGTATTGGTGTTGGAAGTCAGAGAGCAGCCATCGAAGATCCAGCCCAAGAAGAATCATTCAGGGTAGTTCGTGATGAAGCTCCTAATGCTTTTATTTACGGTAATGTGGGAGCGGCACAGATAAAGGAATACGGTGTAGAGGTTGTTGAAAAACTCGTGGACATGATAGACGCAGATGCCATGGCAGTTCATCTGAATTTTTTGCAGGAAGCAGTTCAACCTGAAGGAGATCGTGATGCATCCGGAACACTGGAAGCAATCTCTGAAATAACTTCTCTTAATATACCGGTTATAGCAAAAGAGACTGGTGCAGGTATATCTCATGAAGATGCAGTTCTTCTAAAAAATGCAGGAGTTTCAGCAATTGATGTTGGTGGTGTTGGTGGAACCAGTTGGTCGGGTGTGGAATTTTATCGTGCAAAGGACAGGAATGATTTAAGGTCACAGCTTCTTGGTGAAATATTCTGGGACCATGGGATACCTACAGCATCGGATTTAATCGAGTGTGATGTATCCCTGCCTCTTATTGCTACAGGAGGTATAAGATCTGGGTTGGATATAGCCAAATCAGTTACAATGGGTGCAGATGTTGCCAGTGCCGCGTTACCATTTGTTGAACCAGCGTTAAAAAATGAGCAGGAAGTAATTAATACATTATCAAATTTCATCTATCAATTAAAAGTATCCATGTTTCTCTGTGGATGTAAAACAGTAAGCGATTTACGTGATGTTCCGGCAGTAGTAACCGGCTGGACTCGGGAATATCTTTTACAAAGAGGATTTGAAATCGATAAATTATCCATGCGGTAA